CGCGAAGTCCGCACCACCGCCGGTAATCGCGCGTACGGCCTCGATCACGTCGGTTTCGCGGCTGTTCACCACGTGGGTGGCGCCCAGTTCCAGCGCCAGCTCCAGCCGCGAGGGCACCACGTCGATGGCGATGATGGTGGTGGCACCGGCCACCTTCGCCGCCATCACCGCACTCAGGCCCACCGCGCCGGCACCGTAGCTGGCGAAACTGCTGCCCGACCGCACCTGCAGCGAATTGAGCACCGCACCGGCACCGGTCTGGATGCCGCAGCCCAGCGGGCCCAGCAGTTCCAGCGGCGCATCGTCGGGTACCTTGATCGCGTTGATCTCGCGCGCGATGGCGAAGGTGGCAAACGAAGACTGCGCGAAGAAATGGTCGTGCAGCGGCTGGCCCTGCGCATCGGTGATCGCGGTATGGCCGTGGCCATCATCGCCACCGAAGTTCAGCGCAAAGAAGTCATTGCAGTAGGCACCGTGGCCGCCCCGGCAGGGATTGCAGTGACCGCAGGCGCCATAGGTCAGCACCACATGGTCGCCCACCTTGAGGTCGCGCACGTTCGGGCCCACCGCCTCGACGATGCCAGCCCCCTCATGGCCGAGCACTGCCGGCAGCGGCACCGGGTAGTACTGGTCGCGCACGATCAGGTCGGTGTGGCACAGGCCCGTCGCCACCACCTTCACCAATACCTCGTCGTCCTGCGGGCCACGCAGCCGGGCCTGCTCGATGACGAAGGGCTGTTCTTTGCCGCGGACCACGGCAGCGGTGATCTCGTGGGTTGTGGTCTTGTCGTTCATCGTGATGGCTCCTTCGATCAGATCGGGTAAGCGGGCGCTTCGCCCTTGACGGTCAACCACTGCCACTGGGTGAACTCCTCCCCGTTGGCGGGGCCACCGATGCTGGTGCCGTTGCCGGACGCACCGACGCCGCCGAAGGGATTGATCACGTCGTCGTTCACGGTCTGGTCGTTGATGTGCAGCAGGCCGGTGCGCAGGCGCTCACCCAGCTTCAGCGCGCGCCCGACATTGCTGGACACGATAGCCATCGACAGGCCGTACTCGCTGTCATTGGCCAGGCGCACGGCATCGTCGTCATCGTCGAACGGCACCACCACCGCCACCGGTGCGAAGATCTCTTCGTTGAACGCCGGATTGTCGGCAGAGACGTTGCCAAGCACGGTCGGCGCGAAGAACAGATCGCGATGGGTACCGCCCGCCTCCAGCGAGGCACCGGCCTGCACCGCCTGTTCGACCAGGCGCGCGGCGTGGTCGCGCTGGCCGGCGTTGATCAGCGGGCCGATCGCCACGTCTTCGCGCGCCGGGTCGCCCACCTTCAGCGAATTGGCCTTGGCCACCAGCTTCTGCAAGAACGCGGCATGGATCTTCCGCTGCACCAGCACGCGGCCGGTCGCCATGCAGATCTGGCCCTGATGCAGGTACACGCCCCATGCGGTGTTGGCCACCGCCAGGTCGAGGTCGGCATCGTCGAGAATGATCAGCGAGTTCTTGCCGCCCAGCTCCAGCGAGACCTTCTTCAGGTGCTTGCCCGCCGCTTCGCCGACCTTGCGTCCAGCTGCGGTGGAACCGGTGAACTGGATCATCGCCACGTGCGGATCGCTGGTCAGCGCTGCACCCGCTGCGCCATCACCGGGCAGCATGTGCAGAACCCCCGCCGGCAGACCGGCCTGTTCAAACAGGCGTGCGATCACCGCGCCGCCGCACACCGCCGTGCGCGGGTCCGGCTTTAGCACCACGGCGTTGCCCAGCGCGATGGCCGGCGCCACCGCGCGCATGGCCAGGTACAGCGGGAAGTTGAAGGGCGAGATGACGCCGACCACGCCCAGCGGCCGGCGCCGCGCCAGGTTCAGCCGACCCGGCTCGGACGGCAGGATCTCGCCGGTGCTGCGCGACGGCAGCGCGGCGGCCTCGTGCAACGCCTTGATGGTGACCTTGGCCTCGAAGCCGGCCTTGAGCCGGGTCGAGCCGCTTTCGCGCACCAGCCACTCGACCAGGGTGTCGATGTTTTCTTCTGCCAGGCGCGCCGCTTTGCGCATGACCTCAGCGCGCTGCTCGTAGGGCGCTGACGCCCACGCCAGTTGCGCCTGGGCAGCGGTCGCCGCCGAGCGCGCCACCTGCGCCGGGTCGGCCAGCCCGATCTGGCCGAGCGTCTGGCCGGTGGCCGGCTCGATCACCGGCTGCCGTTGCGCGGCCACCTGCCAGTGACCATCAAAGAAGGCGCCGGCCCAAAGGGCATCCGGCAGCCACGGAGAAGATGCAGTCATGGGTGTCCTCCTGTGTCGTGCGCCCATTCCACGCCCGCCGTCCGCGGCAGGCAATCGGCCATCCACCGGCCGCCCGCAAGGGCTTGAATCGGCGGGCATTTCCAGCATGACGACTGTCCAGTTCCTGCACAGTGAACAGCGCGGCGGCGGCACACTGCCTACAATGTCCGCCCCGCCAGCCGACGTGCCCGCCATGACCGATGCCCACCTGCCCACCGATGACCCGATCGCCGCCACCCGCCTGTGGCTGGAGCGCATCGTCATCGGGCTGAACCTGTGCCCGTTCGCCAAGGCGGTGTACGTGAAGGACCAGGTCCGCCTCGTGCTCAGCGATGCGACCACGCCCGAAGCGCTGGTCGAACAGCTGGCCGAGGAGCTGGTGCTGCTGCGCGATACGCCGGCCGAGCAGATCGATACCACGCTGATCGTGCATCCGCAGGTGCTGACCGATTTCCTCGACTACAACGACTTCCTCGACAACGCCGACGCCGCGATCGAGGCACTGGACCTGCAGGGCATCCTGCAGGTGGCCAGCTTCCATCCGGATTACCAGTTCGAGGGCGTGGCCGCCGACGACGCCAGCAACTACACCAACCGCGCCCCCTTCCCCACCCTGCACCTGCTGCGCGAGGACAGCGTGGCGCGCGCGGTGGACGTCTATCCGGACCCGGACGTGATCGTCGAGCGCAACATCCAGACCCTGGACCGCATCGGCGTGGACGGTTGGCATCGCCGCCTGCGTGGCGACGACCTGTCATGAGCGGCGTGCCGCCGATTGCCGCATGGCCGGCCGCGCCGCTGTCGGGCAAGGTGGTGATTGTCACCGGGGGTGCCAACGGCATCGGCCGCGGCATCGCCCAGGCCGTGCTCGGTGCCGGTGGCCGCGTGCTGATCGGCGACCTGGACGTGGAGGCCGGCGAAGCGTGTCTGGTGGAATGGCAGCGCGGTGATGACGCCGCGTTCCAGCGCCTGGACATCACTGACGAAGCCAGCGTGCGCGCGTTCATCGCCGTGGCGCTGCGTCGCTTCGGCCGCATCGACGGGCTGGTCAACAATGCCGGCATCGCAGGGCCACACGGCACGCGGCTGCAGGACATGGAGTGGGACGAGTGGCAGCGCCGCCTGTCGTCGCTGCATGGCGCCTTCCTGTGCAGCAAGCACGCGCTGCCCGCGCTGTCGGCCAGTGCCGCCGGCGCGATCATCAACATCGCTTCGACCCGTGCCTGGCAATCGGAGGCGCACAGCGAGGCCTATGCGGCGGCCAAAGGCGGGCTGGTCGCGTTCACCCATGCGCTGGCGATCAGCGCCGGCCCCGCGGTGCGGGTGAACAGCATCAGCCCCGGCTGGATCGGTACCACGGCCTGGCAGGCACCCTCGCGCCGCCACGAGCCCGATTACTCGGCCACCGACCACGCCCAGCATCCGGTCGGCCGGGTCGGCCGCCCTGAAGATATCGGTGCACTGGGGGTGTATCTGCTGTCCTCGCTGTCCGGCTTCACCACCGGACAGGACTTCATCGTCGACGGCGGCATGACCCGGAAGATGATCTACGCCGAATAAGCACCGCTTTCCGGTGGGTGCGGACCTTGGTCCGCACCATTGCCGGAAAGTGCCAACCAAGGTTGGCACCTACCAGAGCGGTTCACGCCATGCCCGAATGGCGCAGCAGCGCGTCGATCTGCGGTGCGCGGCCGCGGAAGGCCTTGAAGTTCTCAGCCGCCGGGCGGCTGCCACCCCGCGACAGGATCTCATCGCGGAAGCGTGCACCGGTTTCCGCGAGCGCCTGCGGCGCTTCCTCGAACGCGGCGTAGGCATCGGCGCTCAGCACCTCGGCCCACTTGTAGCTGTAGTAGCCGGC
This genomic interval from Stenotrophomonas sp. 57 contains the following:
- a CDS encoding NAD(P)-dependent alcohol dehydrogenase encodes the protein MNDKTTTHEITAAVVRGKEQPFVIEQARLRGPQDDEVLVKVVATGLCHTDLIVRDQYYPVPLPAVLGHEGAGIVEAVGPNVRDLKVGDHVVLTYGACGHCNPCRGGHGAYCNDFFALNFGGDDGHGHTAITDAQGQPLHDHFFAQSSFATFAIAREINAIKVPDDAPLELLGPLGCGIQTGAGAVLNSLQVRSGSSFASYGAGAVGLSAVMAAKVAGATTIIAIDVVPSRLELALELGATHVVNSRETDVIEAVRAITGGGADFALESTGRPEVLSAGIEALGGLGMMGVVGAPKLGTTASFDVNNLLLGGRSIRGIVEGDSVPQVFIPQLVTLFLQGRFPFDKLVKFYPLEQINQAAEDSTKGITLKPILRIAA
- a CDS encoding benzaldehyde dehydrogenase produces the protein MTASSPWLPDALWAGAFFDGHWQVAAQRQPVIEPATGQTLGQIGLADPAQVARSAATAAQAQLAWASAPYEQRAEVMRKAARLAEENIDTLVEWLVRESGSTRLKAGFEAKVTIKALHEAAALPSRSTGEILPSEPGRLNLARRRPLGVVGVISPFNFPLYLAMRAVAPAIALGNAVVLKPDPRTAVCGGAVIARLFEQAGLPAGVLHMLPGDGAAGAALTSDPHVAMIQFTGSTAAGRKVGEAAGKHLKKVSLELGGKNSLIILDDADLDLAVANTAWGVYLHQGQICMATGRVLVQRKIHAAFLQKLVAKANSLKVGDPAREDVAIGPLINAGQRDHAARLVEQAVQAGASLEAGGTHRDLFFAPTVLGNVSADNPAFNEEIFAPVAVVVPFDDDDDAVRLANDSEYGLSMAIVSSNVGRALKLGERLRTGLLHINDQTVNDDVINPFGGVGASGNGTSIGGPANGEEFTQWQWLTVKGEAPAYPI
- a CDS encoding DUF1415 domain-containing protein, which codes for MTDAHLPTDDPIAATRLWLERIVIGLNLCPFAKAVYVKDQVRLVLSDATTPEALVEQLAEELVLLRDTPAEQIDTTLIVHPQVLTDFLDYNDFLDNADAAIEALDLQGILQVASFHPDYQFEGVAADDASNYTNRAPFPTLHLLREDSVARAVDVYPDPDVIVERNIQTLDRIGVDGWHRRLRGDDLS
- a CDS encoding SDR family oxidoreductase; translated protein: MSGVPPIAAWPAAPLSGKVVIVTGGANGIGRGIAQAVLGAGGRVLIGDLDVEAGEACLVEWQRGDDAAFQRLDITDEASVRAFIAVALRRFGRIDGLVNNAGIAGPHGTRLQDMEWDEWQRRLSSLHGAFLCSKHALPALSASAAGAIINIASTRAWQSEAHSEAYAAAKGGLVAFTHALAISAGPAVRVNSISPGWIGTTAWQAPSRRHEPDYSATDHAQHPVGRVGRPEDIGALGVYLLSSLSGFTTGQDFIVDGGMTRKMIYAE